The Gasterosteus aculeatus chromosome 17, fGasAcu3.hap1.1, whole genome shotgun sequence genome includes a window with the following:
- the crybb3 gene encoding beta-crystallin B3: MTDQQGNPDQLPADKGQGGAGATYKLAVFEFENFRGKKLELSSECKDVLEKTQKIGSVIVESGPWVGFERPGFAGEQFVLEKGEYPRWSTWTNCLSIYSLSSFRPLKVDSADHKLHLFENAGFENRKMEIVDDDVPSLWAYGFQDRVASAKAISGTWVGYMYPGYRGSQYVFEHGEFKHWNDWGATAPQIQSVRRVRDMQWHKRGCYIAPAPTPPNPNPNPAPNPAPNPTPNPKPTPNPNPAPNPNPKSKTQP; encoded by the exons ATGACAGACCAGCAAGGGAACCCAGACCAGCTGCCTGCAGACAAGGGCCAAGGAGGGGCCGGAGCCACGTACAAG TTGGCGGTTTTTGAGTTTGAGAACTTTCGTGGAAAGAAGTTGGAGCTGTCCAGTGAATGCAAAGATGTGTTGGAGAAGACGCAGAAAATTGGCTCGGTCATTGTGGAGTCTGGACC GTGGGTGGGGTTTGAGCGTCCGGGTTTTGCAGGAGAGCAGTTTGTGCTGGAGAAAGGAGAGTATCCTCGTTGGAGCACCTGGACCAACTGCCTGAGTATCTACAGCCTGAGCTCATTCAGGCCCCTGAAAGTG GACAGTGCAGATCACAAGCTGCACCTGTTTGAAAATGCAGGCTTTGAAAATAGAAAGATGGAGattgttgatgatgacgtccCCAGTCTCTGGGCTTATGGTTTCCAAGACCGCGTGGCCAGTGCCAAGGCTATCAGTGGAAC GTGGGTAGGATACATGTATCCAGGCTACAGAGGAAGCCAGTATGTGTTTGAGCATGGAGAGTTCAAGCACTGGAACGATTGGGGAGCCACTGCACCTCAGATCCAGTCCGTCCGACGTGTGCGGGACATGCAGTGGCACAAGAGAGGGTGCTATATTGCCCCCGCCCCTACACCTCCCAATCCCAATCCCAATCCCGCTCCCAACCCAGCTCCCAACCCAACTCCCAACCCCAAACCTACTCCCAATCCTAACCCTGctcccaaccccaaccccaaatCCAAAACTCAACCATAA